The Patescibacteria group bacterium nucleotide sequence TTGTTTTAAAAGGAAAGCGATTGGCAATATAAACAATCAAGACATAGAATTAATGTTAAAAAATGCCTCTGGTGAAAGAAAGCAGATAAAATATTGTCAGATCGTGGGTTGTAATTTTTCGCGCGGATTAAAGGAAGCAATCCACGACAGAATTACGAAATAAAATTAAATAAATAGCATAAATCCCTCATTAGCGAGGGATTTTTTAGATTAATATGTTAGTCTTAATAACTAGTTGTCTGGATAGATAACTATCATGACTCTCCGACCATTTGTTGGGTCGCCGTTGTTCCAATCATGAGTGGCATTGATCAGAACATCCGGATCATAGACATAGTCGTGTCCTTTGCGGGTGCCGGGGTCATTGGTAATAATCTGTGTTTCCGTCCAGCCTTTAACCACCAGCGCGTGATAGAGCGGACCCGGTTGTTTAAAATTCGGATTGCCAAGCTCGCGTCCTGCGGAGAGCAGAATCACTGGTTTTCCTTGAGCAACTTGTTGTTTAATGTCATTAATTGTGATGTCATAAACTACATCCACTCTTTTGTAATGGTAAAAATCTTTGATCAACTGAGCGGTTTCTTCCGCGGAAGTACTTTTATAATCGCCATATTGGACATTTTGAAAATCTACCAGCGCGAGCAGCTCATTGTCGGCGGTTTGAGTGTCTTCAAACGGTTTGTTTTCGTAAAAACGATGTACCATCAAAAGCGCCGCTTCTTCGCAAGTGTCTTCGTGAATTTCATCCCAATTTGCAAGCGGGGCTTGTGAAGTAAAGGGTACATCGAGATTGAGTGTTTTTGGTATGTTAATTGCGACATTTGCATTTACTTGATTCAAGTTGACATTAGCAGAATTGGTATTTCGGTTTTCGTTTGACGCCTTCGTGTTTGTATTGGCTGAAATATCATTATATGAAACAGCATCAGGTACCGGTTCTTCAAACTGCTCTTTAACCCAATCAGAAACCGGCACGCGGTACCAGTAAAGTACGGCGAGTAATGCGGTGATGATAATTATGCTGATGAATAATTTTTTCTTCATGGTTTTTTGATTGGATCAGGAAGGTTACTACATCATGACCGCTTTGTCAAGCCACTAAGGCGCGTAAACCAGGAACGGACGATAGTTGTGTTTTCATCACGCAGGGCATTGCTTACCAAAAAATAAACGAATGCACCGATTAAAACCCCGCTGATGATTTGGATAATCCCCGTCAATGTTCCGGCTGTGAAAGCGGAACGGAACCACCACAAATAAACGGAGAGAATAGCTGACATAGCCAGCGTGGCAATAATACTGGTACGGGTAGTTGTGATGAAAGAGGCAATATGGAATCCCTGTACGCGTTTATGGAGGATTAGTAATAGTAATGTTAATTGCAATGCATTCGCAATAGCAAATCCAAGTGGAAGTCCCGCAACGCCGATCCATTTTGTGAAGGCAAGCGCGCTGACGATATTAGTGGCGGTCATTGCCAGAGAAATTAAGAGCGGAGTCTTGGTATCAAGTTGAGCATAAAATGCGCGTAGCAGCAGATGGACGACGCTTTCTAAAGGTGTTACCAGGCAGAAGACGCCGAGCGTGAAAGCGGTGGCACGCATGTTGGCATCTGTGAATTGCCCACCACTAAAAAGCACATCCGTTATCTCGAAGCGGAGTAGGAACATACCTACGCCAGCCGGCAAGGTAAAAAAAAGGATCCGGGAAAATGTACGGCGGATATGTTCCACAAATTTTGGCCAGTCACGGGTACTGGCGGTATCGGTTAGTGTCGGTGAAACAGCGGTGGCCAGCGCAATCCCGAATAAACTGACGGGTAGACTTTGCAAATTTCTGGAAAGATTAAAAACGGCGATACTGCCGACTGCGAGTGTTGATGCAATGGCATTCCACGCCCAGAGATTTGCCTGAACCGCCATCAGATTAATCATGCGCGGGACCATCAGCGTGCCGATCTTGCGGAGTGCCGGGTGTTTTAAATCCAGAATGGGAGTATAACGATATGGTGTGCGGATCAGTTCCACAAATCTAAACAGCAGATGCAAAAAAGCACCCGCAATAGTGCCGATAACAGCGGCATGGATGCCGAATTTTTCACTGAATATTAATAGGCCACCAACAATACCGATATTATAAAAAACGGGGGA carries:
- a CDS encoding C39 family peptidase — protein: MKKKLFISIIIITALLAVLYWYRVPVSDWVKEQFEEPVPDAVSYNDISANTNTKASNENRNTNSANVNLNQVNANVAINIPKTLNLDVPFTSQAPLANWDEIHEDTCEEAALLMVHRFYENKPFEDTQTADNELLALVDFQNVQYGDYKSTSAEETAQLIKDFYHYKRVDVVYDITINDIKQQVAQGKPVILLSAGRELGNPNFKQPGPLYHALVVKGWTETQIITNDPGTRKGHDYVYDPDVLINATHDWNNGDPTNGRRVMIVIYPDN
- the murJ gene encoding murein biosynthesis integral membrane protein MurJ, which codes for MQLKSQSITRGALVLGAASLLSYLLGLFRDRLLASTFGAGAALDAYNTAFIIPDVIANLLFAGVSLSVLMPVLTDITARKQNSEAFRVANTVLNLTAIVLTILSVIVFFLMPVLIRLVAPGFDGEQRTLTVELSRLMLLSPLLFSLSNAFGSILVSMKRFASYAFSPVFYNIGIVGGLLIFSEKFGIHAAVIGTIAGAFLHLLFRFVELIRTPYRYTPILDLKHPALRKIGTLMVPRMINLMAVQANLWAWNAIASTLAVGSIAVFNLSRNLQSLPVSLFGIALATAVSPTLTDTASTRDWPKFVEHIRRTFSRILFFTLPAGVGMFLLRFEITDVLFSGGQFTDANMRATAFTLGVFCLVTPLESVVHLLLRAFYAQLDTKTPLLISLAMTATNIVSALAFTKWIGVAGLPLGFAIANALQLTLLLLILHKRVQGFHIASFITTTRTSIIATLAMSAILSVYLWWFRSAFTAGTLTGIIQIISGVLIGAFVYFLVSNALRDENTTIVRSWFTRLSGLTKRS